One Scytonema millei VB511283 DNA window includes the following coding sequences:
- the ftsH gene encoding ATP-dependent zinc metalloprotease FtsH, producing MPVETNNNRQFKPPRVRQFGGSLLILLTVLLLLNFIVPSFGARQPQVAYSDFIAQVEANRVDRAIVGGDRIEFTLKADPNQPESSLPANQVLTTTPVAIDLDLPKILRDHNVKFTAPAPSNSGWIGTLLSWVVPPLIFFGIWGFLLNRQGGGGPAALTVGKSKARIYSEGSTGVKFTDVAGVDEAKAELQEIVDFLKNASKYTRLGAKIPKGVLLVGPPGTGKTLLAKAIAGEAGVPFFSISGSEFIELFVGVGAARVRDMFVQAKQQSPCIVFIDELDALGKSRGGANGFPGGNDEREQTLNQLLTEMDGFDANTGVIIIAATNRPEVLDPALRRPGRFDRQVVVDRPDKIGRESILKVHARNVKLAEDVDLGTIATRTPGFAGADLANLVNEAALLAARQNRDAVTQADFNEAIERVIGGLEKRSRVLNETEKKTVAYHEVGHAIIAALMPGAGRVEKISVVPRGVGALGYTLQLPEEDRFLMIEDEIRGRIATLLGGRSAEELIFGKVSTGASDDIQKATDLAERAVTLYGMSDDLGPVAFEKTQQEFLGGYGNPRRSVSPRVAEEIDREVKEIVDGAHHIALATLSNNKELLEETAQLLLQKEILEGAELRERLNRAQAPADMEEWLRSGKLPQDQPLMQSVLV from the coding sequence ATGCCTGTTGAAACTAATAATAATCGCCAGTTCAAACCGCCTAGAGTCCGGCAGTTTGGTGGCAGTTTACTCATTTTGTTGACTGTGTTGTTACTGCTCAACTTTATTGTTCCTAGTTTTGGAGCGAGACAGCCACAGGTTGCTTATAGTGACTTCATTGCACAAGTCGAAGCAAATCGGGTAGATAGAGCTATTGTAGGCGGCGATCGCATTGAGTTTACTCTCAAAGCAGATCCTAACCAACCGGAAAGTAGCCTTCCGGCAAACCAAGTCCTCACAACTACGCCAGTCGCAATTGACTTAGATTTACCTAAGATTCTGCGCGATCACAATGTTAAGTTTACTGCTCCAGCACCAAGTAATAGTGGTTGGATCGGTACTCTTCTAAGTTGGGTCGTACCTCCATTAATTTTCTTTGGGATTTGGGGTTTTCTACTCAACCGTCAAGGCGGTGGTGGTCCCGCAGCTTTAACTGTTGGTAAAAGTAAAGCGCGAATCTACTCTGAGGGTAGTACTGGCGTGAAGTTTACCGATGTAGCCGGGGTTGATGAAGCCAAGGCAGAACTACAAGAAATTGTCGATTTTCTCAAAAATGCTAGTAAATATACCCGCTTGGGCGCGAAAATTCCCAAAGGCGTGCTTTTGGTGGGTCCTCCCGGGACGGGTAAAACTCTGCTAGCAAAAGCGATCGCGGGTGAAGCTGGTGTTCCCTTCTTCAGTATCTCCGGTTCGGAATTTATCGAGCTATTCGTCGGTGTCGGTGCGGCGCGAGTACGCGACATGTTCGTCCAGGCGAAGCAACAATCTCCCTGTATCGTCTTTATTGATGAGTTAGATGCTTTGGGTAAGTCTCGCGGTGGTGCGAATGGTTTCCCTGGTGGGAACGACGAACGGGAACAAACCCTGAACCAGTTACTTACTGAAATGGATGGTTTTGATGCCAACACGGGTGTGATTATCATTGCTGCAACGAACCGTCCTGAAGTCTTAGACCCTGCATTACGTCGTCCTGGTCGTTTTGACCGTCAGGTAGTCGTAGACCGTCCCGATAAAATCGGTCGGGAATCGATTCTTAAAGTCCACGCGAGAAACGTTAAATTAGCCGAGGATGTCGATCTAGGTACGATCGCTACGCGGACTCCCGGTTTTGCTGGTGCTGACTTAGCTAACTTAGTCAACGAGGCGGCGCTATTGGCTGCACGACAAAATCGCGATGCTGTCACCCAGGCAGATTTTAACGAAGCAATCGAACGAGTTATTGGTGGTTTAGAAAAGCGATCGCGGGTACTCAATGAAACTGAGAAAAAGACGGTTGCTTATCACGAAGTCGGTCATGCAATTATTGCCGCTTTGATGCCAGGTGCGGGTAGAGTCGAGAAAATCTCTGTCGTGCCACGCGGTGTTGGTGCTTTGGGTTACACTCTCCAGTTACCGGAAGAAGACCGCTTTTTGATGATTGAGGATGAAATTCGCGGTCGGATTGCTACACTGTTAGGCGGGCGATCGGCGGAAGAGTTAATCTTTGGTAAAGTCTCGACTGGTGCGAGTGACGACATTCAAAAAGCTACCGATTTAGCAGAGCGTGCTGTTACCCTATATGGTATGAGCGATGACCTGGGACCCGTAGCATTTGAAAAGACTCAACAAGAGTTTCTCGGTGGTTATGGTAATCCGCGCCGTTCCGTTAGTCCGAGAGTCGCCGAGGAGATCGATCGCGAGGTGAAAGAAATTGTCGATGGAGCGCATCACATTGCGTTAGCTACCTTGTCCAATAATAAGGAGTTATTGGAAGAAACAGCCCAGTTGTTATTACAGAAAGAAATTCTTGAAGGTGCAGAACTGCGGGAACGACTCAACCGCGCTCAAGCTCCAGCCGATATGGAAGAGTGGTTGCGATCGGGTAAACTACCTCAAGATCAGCCTTTGATGCAATCTGTTTTGGTGTAG
- a CDS encoding DUF2949 domain-containing protein, with protein sequence MSPAKYMQFLQFLQEDLSISAASIDMATRHREQDPGPLPMILWQYGLVTLEQLDRIYDWLERA encoded by the coding sequence ATGTCACCAGCAAAGTACATGCAGTTTCTGCAATTTCTACAAGAAGACTTATCAATTTCGGCAGCATCGATTGATATGGCTACCCGCCATCGAGAACAAGATCCTGGTCCTTTGCCAATGATCTTATGGCAATATGGCTTAGTTACTCTCGAACAGCTAGATCGAATTTATGATTGGTTGGAAAGAGCATAG
- the rpsR gene encoding 30S ribosomal protein S18 — MSFYRRRLSPIKPQDPIDYKDVDLLRKFITERGKILPRRLTGLTAKQQRDLTVAIKRARLLALLPFINPEG; from the coding sequence ATGAGTTTCTACCGTCGTCGTTTATCTCCGATTAAGCCTCAAGACCCCATAGACTACAAAGATGTCGATTTGCTGCGGAAGTTTATTACCGAACGGGGCAAAATTCTTCCCCGTCGGCTCACAGGCTTAACCGCTAAGCAACAGAGAGACTTAACTGTAGCTATCAAGCGGGCGCGATTATTGGCTTTGTTACCTTTCATCAATCCAGAAGGGTAA
- a CDS encoding tetratricopeptide repeat protein → MTSEFLMTATTLKHTILKHMNQQSSSANKTKTLNLLSIGQRGVGKTVFLAGSYIELHSGFIAERPQKLWFDSHNGQEQEKIEKVLNYITQTGQYPPPTMKIANFNFSLKRHGWWKTKTLCDFSWWDLPGESCDFNNPKYQKLVLSSHGCCAFVNAEALVNNAAYLPQLTQTIDQVVAIASLVNQHNIKYAIALVFTKCDLLAPEPLSLLQIEEKIQPLLSRLDAAKANYQKFYSAIPLVTFAGVPQLKPTGAATPILWLVSELKRLHQTQPKQDLGSGLKQQLLSPVQQTFIFKQMLGSKSLPLILSGIGILGVVGIAATSLWGGKPLAIAPKAALDTDSKIQAYEQLLQNDPGNFDALVELANLRIQQGQPNLAIPLMEKLVRQEPERLELQLNLAQLYKLTEQLPKAESTYDRVLLQEKDNVAALVNKALIRIEQGDRQTANRLFAQAEKAAPPNLKAKVRDIAKNSLSGREQGVGSRE, encoded by the coding sequence ATGACTTCCGAGTTCCTCATGACCGCTACTACTCTAAAACATACGATCTTAAAGCACATGAATCAGCAATCTAGCAGTGCCAACAAGACCAAAACATTAAATTTATTGAGTATCGGTCAAAGAGGAGTAGGCAAAACAGTGTTTTTGGCTGGGAGCTACATCGAACTTCACTCGGGCTTTATAGCAGAACGCCCACAGAAATTATGGTTTGATAGCCACAACGGTCAGGAGCAAGAAAAGATTGAGAAAGTTCTTAACTATATTACACAAACAGGTCAATATCCGCCACCCACAATGAAAATTGCCAATTTCAACTTTAGTTTGAAGCGGCATGGTTGGTGGAAAACCAAAACTCTTTGCGATTTTAGTTGGTGGGATTTACCAGGAGAATCTTGCGACTTTAATAACCCCAAATATCAAAAACTCGTGTTGAGTTCTCACGGCTGCTGTGCGTTCGTTAATGCAGAAGCATTAGTAAACAATGCTGCTTATCTACCACAACTAACACAAACGATCGATCAAGTGGTAGCGATCGCCTCTTTAGTCAACCAACATAATATCAAATACGCGATCGCCCTAGTTTTTACCAAATGCGATTTACTCGCCCCAGAACCGTTAAGCTTGCTACAAATTGAGGAAAAAATTCAACCCCTCCTATCTCGTCTAGATGCCGCCAAAGCGAACTATCAAAAATTTTACTCTGCCATCCCGCTAGTCACGTTTGCAGGCGTACCCCAACTCAAACCAACTGGTGCAGCTACACCGATTCTCTGGCTAGTCTCAGAGTTGAAAAGGCTGCACCAAACGCAACCTAAACAAGATTTGGGCAGTGGTTTAAAGCAACAACTACTTTCTCCCGTTCAGCAAACGTTTATTTTCAAACAGATGCTCGGTAGCAAAAGCTTGCCCCTAATCCTATCAGGTATAGGTATCTTAGGAGTTGTAGGAATTGCTGCCACCTCATTGTGGGGTGGGAAACCACTAGCGATCGCACCCAAAGCTGCTTTAGATACAGACAGCAAAATTCAAGCCTACGAGCAACTTCTACAAAACGATCCTGGCAACTTTGATGCTTTAGTCGAGCTAGCAAACCTACGTATCCAACAAGGACAGCCAAATTTAGCCATTCCGTTAATGGAAAAACTCGTCAGGCAAGAGCCAGAAAGACTGGAACTTCAATTGAATTTAGCTCAGCTTTACAAACTAACCGAACAACTACCAAAAGCCGAATCCACTTACGATCGCGTCCTCTTACAAGAAAAAGACAATGTTGCAGCTTTGGTAAATAAAGCCCTGATCCGCATCGAACAAGGCGATCGACAAACTGCCAATCGCCTCTTTGCACAAGCAGAAAAAGCCGCTCCACCCAATTTGAAAGCCAAAGTCCGCGACATTGCTAAAAATAGCCTTTCTGGTAGGGAGCAGGGAGTAGGGAGCAGGGAGTAG
- the rpmG gene encoding 50S ribosomal protein L33 → MAKGKGVRIIVTLECTECRTNPDKRSAGVSRYTTMKNRRNTTARLELKKFCTHCNRHTVHKEIK, encoded by the coding sequence ATGGCTAAAGGTAAGGGTGTCCGTATTATTGTGACACTGGAATGCACCGAATGTCGCACGAATCCAGACAAGCGATCGGCAGGTGTGTCTCGATATACGACAATGAAAAACCGCCGCAATACTACAGCGCGGCTAGAACTGAAAAAATTCTGTACCCACTGCAATCGTCACACCGTCCACAAGGAAATTAAGTAA
- a CDS encoding HlyD family efflux transporter periplasmic adaptor subunit, with product MQSEPNKNSVLRLVRQDIPKNPPTEANPAFLRPVQSNEFLPPVSLWTTLGGLLLLGTVGIGLALAATIHYKAIVKAAATIRPAGETRIVQAAIAGSIQQILVKENQSVKKGQAIAIIDNAQLLTKQQQVTGNIKNNELQLAQIDAQLLSLKRQRDFESGLIGRNVAAATAQLQRYQREYQDRQITSQAQVQEATAALELSKVEMEQFKQLANTGAVTQLQIKEKEQAFAAAEAKLKGAKAALNPTSAAIAMATEQVAQERAKGEISLANLNKDREVLRQRRLALENEIDRAARELQQIQHELKKAVLFTPDAGKVLKLELRNPGQVVNIGQSIAQIAPSQAALTIKARVAAQDISSIQICQQAAVADCKTGRVQLRISAYPYPDYGILRGAVRAISADAIVPETQSPNAALPYYEVTIQPEKPYLVKGDRSYPLKPGMEVNADIVAQEETVLKFLLRKARLLTSL from the coding sequence ATGCAGTCGGAACCAAATAAAAACAGTGTCTTGCGTTTAGTCCGTCAGGACATACCCAAGAACCCACCAACTGAAGCAAATCCTGCCTTCTTACGTCCAGTTCAGAGTAATGAGTTTCTCCCTCCTGTGAGCCTGTGGACGACTTTAGGTGGATTGTTGCTGCTCGGTACAGTGGGTATAGGGTTAGCTCTGGCGGCTACGATTCATTACAAAGCAATAGTAAAAGCTGCTGCTACTATCCGTCCGGCAGGAGAGACGAGAATAGTCCAAGCCGCGATCGCTGGCTCCATACAACAGATTTTGGTCAAAGAAAACCAATCAGTCAAAAAAGGACAGGCGATCGCAATTATCGATAACGCTCAACTCTTGACAAAACAGCAACAGGTGACGGGCAACATCAAAAATAACGAACTGCAACTGGCTCAAATTGACGCTCAATTACTATCCCTCAAAAGACAGCGTGACTTTGAGTCAGGCTTAATCGGGCGCAATGTTGCTGCGGCTACTGCCCAACTGCAACGCTATCAACGGGAATATCAGGATCGACAAATCACATCCCAAGCTCAAGTGCAAGAAGCAACAGCAGCACTAGAATTATCAAAAGTTGAGATGGAACAGTTCAAGCAACTGGCAAATACAGGAGCGGTGACGCAGTTACAAATTAAAGAAAAAGAACAAGCATTTGCTGCTGCTGAAGCTAAACTCAAAGGAGCTAAAGCCGCGCTAAATCCTACAAGTGCAGCGATCGCAATGGCAACAGAACAAGTTGCCCAAGAGCGAGCCAAAGGCGAGATCTCCCTAGCTAATTTAAACAAAGACCGAGAGGTGTTACGGCAGCGTCGTCTTGCCCTGGAAAATGAAATCGATCGCGCCGCTAGAGAACTACAGCAAATCCAGCACGAGCTGAAAAAAGCCGTTCTCTTCACCCCTGACGCTGGTAAAGTCTTGAAACTGGAGTTACGCAACCCCGGACAAGTCGTAAATATCGGGCAATCGATCGCGCAGATCGCTCCCAGTCAAGCAGCGCTAACAATTAAAGCGCGGGTAGCTGCTCAAGATATCAGTAGTATTCAAATCTGCCAGCAAGCGGCAGTTGCAGACTGTAAAACCGGAAGAGTGCAGTTGCGGATTTCTGCCTATCCTTATCCCGATTACGGTATTTTACGAGGTGCAGTCAGGGCAATTTCTGCCGATGCGATCGTCCCCGAAACTCAGTCACCCAACGCTGCCTTACCTTACTACGAAGTCACGATTCAGCCAGAAAAACCTTATCTAGTCAAAGGCGATCGCTCCTATCCACTCAAACCTGGAATGGAAGTTAACGCAGATATCGTTGCCCAAGAAGAAACCGTGCTGAAATTTTTACTCAGAAAAGCAAGGTTACTGACGAGTTTGTAG
- a CDS encoding molybdopterin molybdotransferase MoeA produces MLPVSQAEATILDLVKPLDKQRDAEFVSLLIAIERILAAPAIGHLDFPHWDNSAMDGYAVRYEDVQYASSQQPVVLEIVEEISAGRSPQQPIKAGQAARIFTGAVMPEGADTVVMQEQTQREGDRVAILTVPQPQAFVRHQASYYQAGKTLLAPGTMLRAAQIAVLAAAQCNQLKVYRRPRVAIISTGDELVHPETPLEIGQIVDSNQYALTALVTQTGAEPIPMGIVPDRPLVLQKAFSKAIATADVVLSSGGVSVGDYDYVEEILTALGAEMHVRSVAMKPGKPLTVAKFSPAHATERKPVLYFGLPGNPVSALVCFWRFIQPALRKLSGLADNWGPVYVRARSRQDLSSDGKRETYIWGQLHLIDGYFEFQPASGSLNSGNLINFAQANGLAIVPVGQTGIASGEEVKVLQFGFPIMS; encoded by the coding sequence ATGCTGCCAGTCAGCCAAGCGGAGGCAACAATTTTAGACTTGGTGAAACCCCTGGACAAACAACGAGATGCAGAGTTTGTGTCTCTGTTAATTGCCATCGAGCGGATATTGGCAGCACCAGCGATCGGTCATTTAGATTTTCCCCACTGGGATAATTCGGCAATGGATGGCTATGCAGTGCGTTATGAGGACGTACAATATGCTAGTTCACAACAGCCAGTGGTTTTGGAGATAGTTGAAGAAATTTCAGCGGGGCGATCGCCACAGCAGCCGATTAAGGCAGGGCAAGCAGCACGAATTTTCACGGGTGCAGTGATGCCAGAAGGGGCTGATACCGTAGTCATGCAGGAACAAACGCAGCGAGAGGGCGATCGCGTCGCTATCTTGACGGTTCCCCAACCTCAAGCCTTTGTTCGCCACCAGGCATCCTACTATCAAGCAGGGAAAACCCTATTAGCTCCAGGAACTATGCTGCGGGCGGCTCAAATAGCCGTGCTAGCAGCCGCACAGTGCAATCAATTGAAAGTCTATCGTCGTCCCCGCGTGGCAATTATCTCGACGGGAGATGAGTTAGTCCACCCTGAAACTCCGTTGGAAATCGGGCAAATTGTCGATTCAAATCAGTATGCGTTGACGGCATTAGTGACGCAAACAGGGGCAGAACCAATACCGATGGGTATTGTTCCCGATCGCCCTCTAGTGCTGCAAAAAGCGTTTTCTAAAGCGATCGCTACTGCTGATGTGGTGTTATCTTCTGGTGGCGTTTCTGTGGGTGATTACGACTATGTAGAGGAGATTTTAACGGCTTTGGGGGCGGAAATGCACGTTCGATCTGTGGCGATGAAACCCGGAAAGCCGCTGACAGTTGCGAAGTTTTCTCCTGCTCATGCTACCGAACGGAAGCCAGTTCTATATTTTGGGCTACCAGGTAATCCCGTTTCGGCTTTGGTATGTTTTTGGCGATTCATTCAACCTGCGTTGCGGAAGTTGTCAGGATTGGCTGACAATTGGGGACCAGTTTACGTCCGAGCGCGATCGCGTCAAGATTTGAGTTCTGATGGCAAGCGCGAAACTTATATTTGGGGACAATTGCATTTGATTGATGGTTATTTTGAGTTTCAGCCTGCTAGCGGGAGTCTCAACTCTGGCAATTTAATTAATTTCGCTCAAGCTAATGGTTTGGCGATCGTTCCTGTGGGGCAAACTGGGATTGCTTCTGGGGAGGAAGTGAAAGTTTTACAGTTTGGTTTTCCGATTATGAGTTAG
- a CDS encoding HpcH/HpaI aldolase family protein, producing the protein MYQNQLKHKLQQGEVVLGLFTNCAYPGFIEICGHAGLDFVVIDLEHGSLHTLVAEDLCRAADCVGLAPIIRVSQNNPAQIQRALDVGSAGVQVPQIETKADAEAVVRGAKFSPLGARGLSLYTRAGVYTAAGTQRIEQLNETSLVVVQVEGKQGIDNLAAIASIPHIDVIFLGPYDLSQSLGIAGQVRDPRVVELMRTGVETIRQAGKVAGTFADTPEIAQQWIATGVQFVAVGVDVGVFLRACQALVKAVRSQ; encoded by the coding sequence ATGTATCAAAACCAACTCAAACACAAATTACAGCAGGGCGAGGTTGTTTTGGGATTATTTACCAACTGCGCCTATCCTGGGTTTATTGAAATTTGCGGACATGCAGGTTTGGATTTTGTTGTTATCGATCTAGAACACGGTTCTCTTCATACTCTAGTAGCGGAAGATTTATGTCGCGCCGCTGACTGCGTGGGGTTAGCACCAATTATCCGTGTCAGTCAGAACAATCCAGCCCAGATCCAAAGAGCGCTCGATGTTGGTAGTGCGGGGGTACAAGTGCCGCAAATCGAGACGAAAGCCGATGCAGAAGCAGTAGTAAGGGGAGCAAAGTTCAGTCCATTGGGGGCGCGAGGGTTGTCACTCTATACCCGTGCTGGGGTGTACACAGCCGCCGGAACGCAAAGGATCGAGCAGTTAAATGAAACATCTTTGGTTGTCGTTCAGGTCGAAGGCAAACAGGGTATTGATAACTTAGCAGCAATTGCCAGCATCCCCCACATTGATGTTATTTTTCTCGGTCCCTACGATTTATCGCAATCTTTGGGAATTGCCGGACAAGTACGAGATCCCCGTGTTGTTGAGTTGATGCGCACTGGAGTAGAAACTATCCGTCAGGCTGGCAAAGTGGCGGGGACGTTTGCCGACACTCCAGAAATTGCCCAGCAATGGATTGCAACTGGTGTACAGTTTGTTGCTGTGGGTGTGGATGTAGGAGTTTTTCTGCGTGCTTGTCAGGCGTTAGTTAAAGCCGTGCGATCGCAGTGA
- the sfsA gene encoding DNA/RNA nuclease SfsA has protein sequence MLYTYPPLHAGILLKRYKRFLADIELETGEVVTAHCANTGPMTGICMPGSRVLVSYSSVPTRKLPYTWEAIEVNDNEPTWVIVNTALPNRIVKLALAQQLFPELGSYSQIRCEVPYGADRKSRVDFLLTGDRPIYIEVKSTTWAQQRLAMFPDTETIRGQKHLRELSALLPHARAVMFYAINRGDCTQFAPGDAADPVYGQLLREAMQLGLEVLPCRFEVTPVGVRYLGLADLKI, from the coding sequence ATGCTTTACACCTATCCACCTCTCCATGCTGGAATTTTGCTCAAACGCTATAAGCGCTTTCTGGCTGACATTGAGCTGGAAACGGGGGAAGTGGTAACGGCACACTGTGCCAACACTGGTCCCATGACGGGGATTTGTATGCCTGGAAGTCGGGTACTAGTGTCGTATAGCTCGGTTCCCACGCGCAAATTACCTTATACTTGGGAGGCGATTGAAGTCAACGATAATGAGCCTACCTGGGTAATTGTGAATACTGCTTTACCCAATCGTATTGTCAAGCTGGCGCTGGCACAACAACTGTTTCCCGAACTCGGTAGCTATAGCCAAATTCGCTGTGAAGTTCCCTATGGTGCAGATCGTAAAAGCCGCGTAGACTTTTTATTGACTGGCGATCGCCCGATCTATATTGAAGTTAAAAGCACGACATGGGCGCAACAGAGATTAGCTATGTTCCCTGACACGGAAACCATCCGGGGACAAAAGCATTTACGAGAGTTAAGCGCGCTTTTGCCTCACGCAAGGGCAGTCATGTTTTATGCTATTAACCGTGGAGACTGTACGCAGTTTGCTCCCGGTGATGCTGCCGATCCAGTCTACGGTCAACTGTTGCGTGAAGCTATGCAATTAGGTTTGGAGGTTTTGCCTTGCCGCTTTGAGGTAACTCCGGTTGGAGTGCGCTATTTGGGTTTGGCAGATCTAAAAATATGA
- a CDS encoding AI-2E family transporter yields the protein MNLGQWLGLLAIVASIYILWQIRQILLLLFAAVILSTALNRLARRFQRSGMRRSLAVVLSVGIFLAGVIGFFWLIVPPFIEQFQELTVRVPRGLERFNIWIEQLGTRVPQQVAPYLPNVDSLSKQAQPFFERVLGGSFAFVTSSLEFIIKFLLVLVLTGMMLANPHAYRQGFVRLFPSFYRRRVDGILHECEESLGKWLTGALISTSVVALMSMVGLSVLRIPAALALGVLAGFLNLIPNVGPTISVIPPMAIALLDTPIKSVLVFVLYFVIQQIESNFLTPYIMAQQVSLLPAVTLLAQVFFATFFGFLGLLLALPLTVVGKIWFREVLLEDVLDRWQWGGKRDPTGLDSLCGLHDPSKTKENLSNSDDVTSQERSIVDEFSPGVESKGEES from the coding sequence ATGAATCTAGGTCAGTGGCTCGGTTTATTAGCCATCGTTGCTTCTATTTATATTCTGTGGCAAATTCGCCAAATTCTTTTATTATTATTTGCCGCAGTTATTCTATCAACTGCCTTGAATCGGTTAGCAAGAAGATTTCAGCGATCGGGAATGCGGCGATCGCTTGCTGTTGTCCTGTCAGTTGGTATATTTCTAGCTGGAGTTATTGGTTTTTTCTGGTTAATTGTTCCACCATTTATCGAGCAGTTTCAAGAGCTTACAGTCAGGGTTCCTAGAGGGTTAGAGCGATTCAACATTTGGATAGAACAATTAGGAACTCGCGTTCCCCAGCAAGTAGCTCCATACTTACCAAATGTAGATAGTCTGAGCAAACAAGCACAGCCATTTTTCGAGCGCGTCTTGGGCGGTTCTTTTGCTTTCGTAACTAGCTCTTTAGAATTTATTATCAAGTTTTTACTCGTATTAGTATTAACGGGGATGATGTTAGCTAATCCCCATGCTTACCGTCAGGGCTTTGTGAGATTATTCCCTTCATTTTATCGCCGTAGGGTAGATGGAATTTTACACGAATGCGAGGAGTCGTTAGGCAAATGGCTGACTGGTGCTTTAATTAGCACGAGCGTAGTTGCACTGATGAGCATGGTGGGACTATCGGTGTTGCGAATACCAGCAGCTTTGGCATTGGGAGTTTTAGCAGGGTTTCTCAATTTAATTCCCAATGTCGGTCCCACTATCAGTGTCATTCCACCTATGGCGATCGCGCTGTTAGATACGCCGATCAAATCCGTACTCGTATTCGTTCTCTATTTTGTGATTCAACAAATTGAGAGTAATTTTCTAACACCATATATCATGGCGCAGCAGGTATCTTTACTACCAGCCGTAACTTTACTAGCTCAAGTATTTTTTGCCACGTTCTTCGGCTTTTTAGGTTTATTACTGGCGCTACCTCTAACTGTAGTAGGCAAAATTTGGTTTCGTGAAGTCTTGTTAGAAGATGTACTAGACCGCTGGCAGTGGGGTGGCAAGCGAGATCCTACTGGACTCGATTCATTGTGCGGGTTGCACGATCCCAGCAAGACAAAGGAAAATCTTTCAAATTCAGATGATGTAACTAGTCAAGAGCGATCGATTGTAGATGAATTTTCCCCAGGAGTAGAGAGCAAGGGAGAAGAGAGTTGA
- a CDS encoding pyridoxal-phosphate-dependent aminotransferase family protein: MNDKLMLMIPGPTPVPEAALLALAKHPIGHRTSEFSNILAEVTANLKWLHQTESDVLMLTASGTGAVEAGIINFLSPGDRVLVGCNGKFGDRWGEVAEAYGLQVEKITAEWGQPLDPAVFAEKLAADKDKQIKAVILTHSETSTGVLNDLEAIVGHVKEHGEALMILDAVTSLGAYNVPMDTLGIDVIASGSQKGYMIPPGLGFVAVSAKAWEAYKTAKLPKYYLDLGKYRKSTAKNTTPFTPPVNLIVALHATLKMMREEGLESIFARHQRLTQATREAVKALNLPLFAADNCASPAITSVAPDRVDAEQIRSILKKKFDIALAGGQDHLKGKIFRIGHLGFVSDRDILSAIGALEVALRELGYEGFTPGAGVAAASRVFAS; this comes from the coding sequence ATGAACGACAAGTTAATGCTGATGATTCCTGGTCCCACGCCAGTACCGGAAGCAGCGTTACTCGCCCTTGCTAAACATCCCATCGGACACCGCACTAGTGAATTTAGCAACATTTTGGCAGAAGTGACAGCAAATCTAAAATGGCTGCACCAAACCGAGAGCGATGTTTTGATGCTAACAGCCAGCGGTACTGGGGCAGTAGAAGCAGGAATCATTAATTTTCTCAGCCCAGGCGATCGCGTTTTGGTAGGATGCAATGGTAAGTTTGGCGATCGCTGGGGAGAAGTTGCCGAGGCTTACGGTCTTCAAGTCGAGAAAATTACTGCTGAATGGGGACAACCCCTCGACCCCGCAGTATTTGCCGAGAAATTAGCAGCGGACAAAGACAAGCAAATTAAAGCCGTCATTCTCACCCACAGCGAAACTTCTACAGGCGTACTTAACGACTTAGAAGCGATCGTCGGTCACGTTAAGGAACACGGCGAAGCCTTAATGATTCTCGATGCCGTCACCAGCTTGGGTGCGTATAACGTCCCGATGGATACTTTGGGTATTGATGTCATTGCCTCGGGTTCGCAAAAAGGCTATATGATTCCTCCAGGCTTAGGATTTGTTGCTGTTAGTGCTAAAGCTTGGGAAGCTTACAAAACGGCTAAGCTACCAAAGTACTATTTAGACTTGGGCAAATATCGGAAATCGACAGCGAAAAATACGACTCCCTTCACGCCGCCAGTGAATTTAATTGTGGCGCTGCACGCGACGTTAAAGATGATGAGAGAAGAGGGTTTAGAATCAATTTTTGCTCGTCATCAACGCCTGACTCAAGCAACTCGCGAAGCCGTAAAAGCTTTAAATTTACCTTTGTTTGCAGCGGATAATTGCGCGAGTCCGGCAATTACATCTGTAGCACCAGATCGAGTGGATGCCGAACAGATCCGCTCGATTTTGAAGAAGAAATTTGATATTGCTCTAGCAGGCGGACAAGACCACTTGAAGGGGAAAATCTTCCGTATCGGACATTTAGGTTTTGTGAGCGATCGCGATATTCTCAGTGCAATTGGTGCTTTAGAAGTCGCTTTACGCGAATTGGGATATGAAGGTTTCACCCCTGGAGCTGGCGTAGCAGCAGCATCTCGCGTGTTTGCTTCTTAA